Proteins co-encoded in one Flavivirga eckloniae genomic window:
- a CDS encoding fructosamine kinase family protein, producing the protein MHNDLKSHLSNIIKESITKVSVIHGGDISEAFKIETPDNCYFLKLNKALNALKMFQAETYGLQLIGKTNTIKTPEVLACDSFQNSAFLLMEFIESKAASTEDLENLGKQLAHLHHCTSTYFGLDQNNFIGSLPQSNKTNISWVKFYTTERLLVQLELAKQKGLLSNNEFPTAQKIEEALEPLFADVKPALLHGDLWSGNYLISSDGTPYLIDPAVYYGHNEVDIAMTKLFGGFGNSFYDAYHANLKKDEHTSYRIDIYQLYYLLVHLNLFGSSYYGSVVSILKKYF; encoded by the coding sequence ATGCACAATGATTTAAAATCACATTTATCAAACATTATTAAAGAATCAATTACAAAGGTTTCTGTCATTCATGGTGGCGATATCTCAGAAGCCTTTAAAATTGAAACTCCTGACAATTGTTATTTTTTAAAGCTTAATAAAGCATTAAACGCTTTAAAAATGTTTCAAGCAGAAACTTACGGGTTGCAGTTAATTGGAAAAACCAATACCATAAAAACACCAGAAGTTTTAGCCTGTGATTCCTTTCAAAACTCGGCTTTTCTACTCATGGAATTCATTGAAAGCAAAGCAGCTTCAACAGAAGATTTAGAAAATTTAGGAAAACAACTCGCTCATTTACACCATTGCACTTCTACGTACTTTGGTTTAGATCAAAACAATTTTATTGGTAGTTTACCCCAAAGCAACAAAACAAATATATCTTGGGTAAAGTTTTACACTACAGAACGTTTACTGGTACAACTAGAATTAGCCAAACAAAAAGGGTTACTTTCAAATAATGAATTCCCAACCGCACAAAAAATAGAAGAAGCCTTAGAACCTCTATTCGCAGATGTAAAACCAGCCTTGTTACATGGCGATTTATGGAGTGGTAATTATCTTATTTCAAGCGACGGGACGCCTTATCTCATAGACCCTGCTGTTTATTACGGACACAACGAAGTCGATATTGCCATGACTAAACTATTTGGAGGTTTTGGCAATTCATTTTACGATGCTTATCATGCTAATCTAAAAAAAGACGAGCATACTTCCTATAGAATAGACATTTATCAATTGTATTATCTTTTGGTGCACTTAAACCTATTTGGCAGCTCCTACTATGGTTCTGTGGTTTCTATTCTAAAAAAGTACTTTTAA
- a CDS encoding dihydrofolate reductase family protein — protein sequence MAYKNIVFLGKSIDNYIAGKNGELDWLDMIPNPEQNGMGYYELMDEIDAIVMGKTTFESVISFDIDWPYKKHVFVLSYTLKDIPENLKDKVTLLSGTETDVLDAIHKKGFNNLYIDGGKTVQNFLKQDLIDELRLTTIPIILGDGVPLFDVLPKSMVFNHVKTEVFLNQIVQSHYQRKNKV from the coding sequence ATGGCATATAAAAACATTGTCTTTCTTGGTAAAAGTATTGACAATTACATCGCTGGAAAAAACGGCGAATTGGATTGGTTGGACATGATCCCCAATCCGGAACAAAATGGTATGGGCTATTACGAATTAATGGATGAAATCGATGCTATTGTAATGGGAAAAACAACGTTTGAATCTGTTATTAGCTTTGATATTGATTGGCCCTATAAAAAACATGTATTTGTTTTAAGCTACACGTTAAAAGATATCCCCGAAAACCTCAAAGACAAAGTAACACTATTAAGTGGTACAGAAACTGATGTTCTGGATGCCATCCACAAAAAAGGCTTTAACAACCTGTACATTGATGGTGGCAAAACCGTACAAAACTTTTTAAAGCAGGATTTAATTGATGAACTGAGATTAACAACAATCCCAATCATATTAGGAGATGGAGTTCCTTTGTTTGATGTCCTTCCAAAATCAATGGTATTCAATCATGTTAAAACCGAAGTGTTTTTAAACCAGATTGTTCAAAGTCATTATCAACGAAAAAATAAAGTATAA
- a CDS encoding RsmB/NOP family class I SAM-dependent RNA methyltransferase, translating to MRLHRNLCFAVIDGLTLIFNEGNYADKVIQQLLKRDKRWGARDRAFVAETTYDIVRWKRLYAEIAEVKQPFDRDNLWRMFAVWATLKGIKLPDWKYFENTPSRKIKGRFDELSKIRKFRESIPDWIDNVGLEELGEAKWTKEIAMQNEQAEVILRTNTLKTTKEKLQNILHEQGIETEFIKGYNAALKLTERANVFVTDAFKNGLFEVQDASSQLVADFLDVKPGMKVIDTCAGAGGKTLHIASLMENKGQIVAMDIYESKLKKLKVRARRNGVHNVDLKVIDSTKPIKKLHNKADRVLIDAPCSGLGVLRRNPDAKWKLEPEFLDRIRVTQQEVLQQYSKMVKPEGKLVYATCSVLPSENQNQVEAFLKSEAGVNFSLVKDKKVLAHTSGFDGFYMALLERKS from the coding sequence ATGCGATTACATAGAAATCTTTGCTTTGCTGTTATAGACGGGCTTACCCTAATTTTTAATGAAGGTAATTATGCCGACAAAGTGATTCAACAATTACTAAAACGAGATAAACGCTGGGGTGCTAGAGATAGGGCTTTTGTTGCCGAAACAACTTACGATATTGTACGTTGGAAACGTTTGTATGCAGAAATTGCCGAAGTAAAACAACCTTTTGATAGGGATAACCTATGGCGCATGTTTGCCGTTTGGGCAACATTAAAAGGTATAAAGTTACCCGATTGGAAATATTTTGAAAACACGCCTTCCCGTAAAATAAAAGGACGTTTTGATGAGCTTTCAAAAATTAGAAAATTTAGAGAATCCATTCCCGATTGGATAGATAATGTAGGTTTAGAAGAATTAGGTGAGGCGAAATGGACTAAAGAAATAGCCATGCAGAACGAACAAGCAGAGGTTATTTTAAGAACCAATACGCTTAAAACCACTAAAGAAAAATTGCAAAACATCTTGCATGAACAAGGTATCGAAACCGAATTCATTAAAGGTTATAATGCTGCACTTAAGCTAACCGAACGTGCCAACGTATTTGTTACCGATGCTTTTAAAAATGGCCTTTTTGAAGTTCAGGATGCCTCATCGCAGCTCGTAGCAGATTTTCTAGATGTAAAACCTGGAATGAAAGTAATCGATACTTGTGCGGGTGCTGGCGGTAAAACGTTACATATAGCTTCTTTGATGGAAAATAAAGGTCAGATCGTGGCCATGGATATTTACGAAAGTAAACTCAAAAAATTAAAGGTTAGGGCTAGACGTAATGGTGTACACAACGTCGATTTAAAAGTAATCGACTCTACAAAACCCATAAAAAAACTGCACAATAAAGCAGACCGCGTTTTAATTGATGCGCCTTGTTCCGGCTTGGGCGTTTTACGTAGAAACCCAGATGCCAAATGGAAGTTAGAACCTGAGTTTTTAGATCGTATTAGAGTAACGCAACAAGAAGTATTACAACAATATTCCAAAATGGTGAAACCTGAGGGCAAACTGGTTTACGCTACCTGCTCTGTGTTACCATCAGAAAATCAAAATCAAGTAGAAGCTTTTTTAAAATCTGAAGCTGGAGTAAACTTTTCATTAGTAAAAGATAAAAAGGTATTAGCACATACCTCAGGATTCGATGGCTTCTATATGGCTCTTTTAGAAAGAAAAAGCTAA
- a CDS encoding RNA polymerase sigma factor yields MTENEFINGLRNHNANAYGKLLDDFQDKVFATCISFVPNKEDAEDIAQEVFVEVFNSIYKFKGNSKLSTWIYRIATNKCLEFIRKKSAKKRFAFLQSIMGNEIPLDKSKYFTEMNHPGIIMENKEKSETLFLAINQLSEEQRTVFTLSKIDGMSNKEIGEIIKKSVSSVESLMFRAKKNLQGLLENFYKNAN; encoded by the coding sequence TTGACTGAAAACGAATTTATTAATGGACTGAGAAACCATAACGCTAATGCGTATGGTAAGTTGCTTGATGATTTTCAGGATAAGGTATTTGCTACTTGTATATCGTTTGTGCCGAACAAAGAGGATGCAGAGGATATCGCTCAGGAAGTTTTTGTTGAGGTATTTAATTCGATTTATAAATTTAAGGGAAATTCCAAACTGTCTACTTGGATTTATCGCATAGCAACAAATAAGTGTTTAGAATTTATAAGAAAGAAGAGTGCTAAAAAGCGCTTTGCTTTTTTACAGTCTATAATGGGTAACGAAATTCCTTTAGATAAAAGCAAATATTTTACAGAAATGAACCATCCCGGAATTATTATGGAAAACAAAGAAAAAAGCGAAACGTTATTTTTAGCTATAAACCAATTGTCTGAAGAGCAAAGAACCGTGTTTACGCTTAGTAAGATAGACGGTATGAGTAATAAAGAAATAGGAGAAATTATTAAAAAAAGTGTGTCTTCGGTAGAATCTTTAATGTTTAGAGCGAAGAAAAACTTACAAGGATTATTAGAGAATTTTTATAAAAATGCAAACTAA
- a CDS encoding Spy/CpxP family protein refolding chaperone — protein sequence MKKNLLLYVLLVFLILVNGFFLFNYLGKSDETENRNRPKGPAGFIVKELNFNDEQMLQFEEHSRGHHHQMRRIGDDIKQLKDALFNEVSSVSFNESDIDSITTLIGESVKERDIETFYHFRSIQELCNDEQKEKFKKIIKDALHKQGRKNIKPHLRNREGEHGPPPHLPPRH from the coding sequence ATGAAAAAGAATTTACTTTTATATGTATTATTAGTGTTTTTAATACTGGTTAACGGTTTCTTCCTATTTAATTATTTAGGAAAATCTGATGAAACAGAAAACAGAAACAGACCCAAAGGACCTGCTGGTTTTATTGTTAAAGAATTAAACTTTAATGATGAGCAAATGCTACAGTTTGAAGAGCATAGTAGAGGGCATCACCATCAAATGAGACGTATTGGTGATGATATTAAGCAATTAAAAGACGCTTTGTTTAATGAAGTTTCGAGTGTTTCGTTTAATGAAAGCGACATAGATTCTATTACGACTTTAATAGGCGAAAGCGTAAAGGAAAGAGATATAGAAACTTTTTATCATTTTAGAAGTATACAGGAATTGTGTAATGATGAGCAAAAAGAAAAATTTAAAAAGATTATTAAAGATGCACTTCATAAACAAGGGCGTAAAAATATTAAACCACATTTAAGAAATAGAGAAGGCGAACATGGGCCTCCACCACATCTGCCTCCCAGGCATTGA
- a CDS encoding YHYH protein: MKHSKNLLFIPLLIAIIFIACSNGDDSVTMVEDEEAPADTNYDITSILSKFEGTGLSYAINGNTVTFTTQNLPNHTSPYWPTNNPLYEAYNGTNSNWNINPNTIAEQNIVFTISLNPAEASNKQATGLGAIGISRNGVVFYNQYAGPDQPLTNEIDSFDQWLGHPQRTGQYHYHIEPTYLTQQFGEDAFLGLLSDGFPVYGPVENGEIITNNDLDAYHGHTTATADFPEGIYHYHITSQDPYINGNGYYGTPGNITN, encoded by the coding sequence ATGAAACATTCAAAAAACCTATTATTTATCCCATTATTGATCGCTATTATTTTTATAGCATGTTCCAACGGGGACGATTCTGTAACAATGGTAGAAGATGAAGAGGCTCCTGCTGATACAAATTATGATATAACCTCTATTCTTTCAAAATTTGAAGGTACAGGATTGTCTTATGCTATAAATGGAAACACGGTTACTTTTACAACACAAAATTTACCAAATCACACCAGTCCCTATTGGCCAACAAACAACCCATTGTATGAAGCTTACAACGGAACAAATTCTAATTGGAATATAAATCCAAATACGATTGCTGAGCAAAACATAGTATTTACAATTTCGCTAAACCCAGCCGAGGCGTCCAATAAGCAAGCAACAGGTTTAGGAGCTATTGGCATTTCTAGAAATGGCGTAGTATTTTATAATCAATATGCAGGTCCCGACCAGCCGTTAACGAATGAAATTGATTCATTCGATCAATGGTTAGGGCATCCACAACGAACAGGGCAATATCACTACCATATAGAACCCACTTATTTAACACAACAATTTGGTGAGGACGCCTTTTTAGGACTATTGTCTGACGGGTTTCCAGTTTATGGTCCTGTTGAAAATGGAGAAATAATAACAAATAACGATTTGGATGCTTATCATGGACATACAACGGCAACAGCAGATTTTCCTGAAGGTATTTATCATTATCATATAACAAGCCAAGACCCATATATTAATGGTAATGGCTATTATGGTACACCTGGAAATATTACGAATTAA
- a CDS encoding toxin-antitoxin system YwqK family antitoxin has product MIGNIKYIIIFSCMLFACSSIKSKIIIEASNSNLKLNNGILLYKGLPFTGNVQTYYVGRNLKSDIEYVDGKKEGYEKHWFENGSKSIERYYTKGLKSGVHKAWWNNTILKFEYHFNEKGYYHGIVKEWYKTRRLFKSFNYVNGKEVGRQRLWKADGTIKANYEVVNGERFGLIGLKKCYTVTTNSDEIK; this is encoded by the coding sequence ATGATAGGTAATATAAAATATATTATCATTTTTAGTTGCATGTTGTTTGCTTGTAGTAGTATAAAATCGAAGATAATTATTGAGGCATCCAACTCTAATTTAAAACTTAATAATGGTATTTTGCTATATAAAGGTTTACCATTTACAGGGAATGTGCAAACCTATTATGTTGGCAGAAATTTAAAATCTGATATTGAATATGTAGATGGTAAAAAAGAAGGTTACGAAAAACATTGGTTTGAAAATGGTTCAAAATCAATAGAACGTTATTATACAAAAGGACTTAAATCTGGGGTTCATAAAGCTTGGTGGAATAATACCATTCTTAAATTTGAATATCATTTTAATGAAAAGGGCTATTATCATGGTATAGTTAAAGAATGGTATAAAACCAGGCGACTGTTTAAGTCTTTTAATTATGTAAATGGCAAGGAGGTTGGGCGTCAACGTCTTTGGAAAGCAGATGGTACGATTAAAGCAAATTATGAGGTCGTTAATGGCGAACGGTTTGGTTTAATTGGTTTAAAAAAGTGTTATACAGTTACAACTAACAGCGACGAAATAAAATGA
- a CDS encoding SCO family protein produces MKNAILIVLAFIIIACKNKQADNEVISQLPYFNSSDFTPEWGKAIHKIPEFSFTNQKGETVTNNTYKDKIYIADFFFTSCPGICPKLTKNMGDLQKMYINDEDIMLLSHTVMPWKDSIPVLRNYADKNHVNGTKWHLVTGDKDALYHIARSGYFADEDFVKTQDESDFIHTENFVLVDKRGYIRGVYNGTLEIDVNRLKRHIEILKKEIF; encoded by the coding sequence ATGAAAAACGCCATTTTAATAGTATTAGCTTTTATTATAATAGCTTGTAAAAATAAGCAAGCAGATAATGAGGTCATATCGCAATTACCTTATTTTAATAGTAGCGATTTCACTCCAGAATGGGGCAAGGCCATACATAAGATTCCGGAGTTTTCGTTTACCAATCAAAAAGGGGAAACAGTTACCAATAATACCTATAAAGACAAGATTTATATTGCCGATTTCTTTTTTACCAGTTGTCCGGGTATTTGTCCAAAACTGACTAAAAATATGGGAGACCTTCAGAAAATGTACATAAACGATGAGGATATTATGTTACTATCGCATACGGTGATGCCCTGGAAAGATTCGATTCCTGTTTTAAGGAACTATGCCGACAAAAATCATGTTAATGGTACAAAATGGCATTTGGTAACGGGCGACAAAGATGCGCTTTATCATATTGCCAGGTCTGGTTATTTTGCCGATGAGGATTTTGTGAAAACACAAGATGAAAGTGATTTTATTCATACCGAGAATTTTGTTTTAGTAGATAAGCGCGGTTATATACGAGGTGTTTACAATGGTACTTTAGAAATTGACGTAAACCGTTTAAAACGACATATTGAGATTTTAAAAAAGGAAATTTTTTAA
- a CDS encoding WD40/YVTN/BNR-like repeat-containing protein — MKKAFVLLIVVIVLFGFKESRLFESRNINNVEIKTIIKDSLLNVRALEIIEGTNFFVFLDSKGNMGTGLINESEYPENNVTYPVKVKSDSITPNFRALAGNRKHGYGLSIGSPALLFKLDMGKDSLVYKETHPKVFYDAMDFWNEDEGIAIGDPTDDCMSIIITRDGGKTWTKLSCDELPKAKKGEAAFAASDTNIAIVGDHTWVATGGKSSRVLYSPDKGKTWKVYKTPIVQGLETTGMYSIDFYDELNGFAIGGDYTKPDGNTANKIKTTDGGKTWKVVAKNENPGYRSCVQYIPNRGGKELVAIGFKGIDYSNDSGNSWKHLSDEGFYTIRFLNDSVAFAAGAGRVAKLTFRE; from the coding sequence ATGAAAAAAGCATTTGTATTATTAATAGTAGTAATTGTTCTTTTTGGGTTTAAAGAAAGTCGTTTATTTGAATCTCGAAATATTAATAATGTTGAAATCAAAACAATTATTAAAGACTCGCTATTAAATGTAAGAGCTTTAGAAATTATAGAAGGTACTAACTTTTTTGTTTTTTTAGATTCTAAAGGAAATATGGGAACTGGATTAATAAATGAAAGTGAATATCCTGAAAACAATGTAACGTACCCTGTTAAGGTTAAAAGCGATTCGATTACGCCTAATTTTAGAGCTTTAGCCGGAAACCGTAAGCATGGGTATGGGTTAAGTATAGGGTCGCCTGCTTTATTGTTTAAGTTAGATATGGGAAAAGATTCTTTAGTGTATAAAGAAACCCATCCTAAGGTTTTTTACGATGCTATGGATTTTTGGAATGAGGATGAAGGAATTGCTATTGGCGATCCTACGGATGATTGTATGAGTATTATAATTACTCGGGATGGAGGCAAAACCTGGACTAAATTATCTTGTGATGAGTTGCCAAAAGCTAAAAAAGGAGAGGCCGCTTTTGCAGCGAGCGATACGAATATTGCGATTGTGGGTGATCATACTTGGGTTGCTACAGGAGGTAAGTCGAGTAGGGTTTTATATTCGCCAGACAAAGGAAAAACATGGAAAGTTTATAAAACACCCATAGTACAAGGTTTGGAAACAACTGGAATGTATTCTATCGATTTTTACGACGAGCTTAATGGTTTTGCCATTGGGGGTGATTATACAAAACCAGATGGTAATACGGCTAATAAAATAAAAACTACAGATGGTGGTAAAACATGGAAAGTAGTGGCAAAAAACGAAAACCCCGGTTATAGAAGTTGTGTGCAATATATACCAAATAGAGGCGGGAAGGAGCTAGTTGCCATAGGGTTTAAAGGTATTGATTATAGTAATGATTCTGGGAATTCCTGGAAGCATTTAAGCGATGAAGGGTTTTACACCATTCGGTTTTTAAATGATTCGGTTGCTTTTGCTGCTGGAGCAGGAAGGGTGGCTAAGTTAACTTTTCGGGAATAG
- a CDS encoding sensor of ECF-type sigma factor yields MKKIALYILLFLLSFNVFAQHNRERLKALKVSFITEKLDLTEKEAQKFWPVYNDYEKVTSKIRHQDIRNIRREIRSSIATLTDKRAKELITELNEAESILHKQRMELSAKLLEIIPPKKIILLKIAEDDFKRKMLERFRGGKGHKRKN; encoded by the coding sequence ATGAAAAAGATTGCACTATATATATTATTATTTTTATTATCATTTAATGTTTTTGCGCAGCATAATAGAGAACGCTTAAAAGCGCTTAAAGTGTCCTTTATTACAGAGAAACTAGATTTAACCGAAAAAGAAGCTCAAAAATTTTGGCCGGTTTATAATGACTATGAAAAAGTTACATCAAAAATAAGGCATCAGGATATTAGAAATATTCGTCGGGAAATTAGAAGTAGTATTGCTACACTAACTGACAAAAGAGCCAAAGAGTTAATTACCGAGTTAAATGAGGCTGAAAGTATATTGCATAAACAACGTATGGAGTTATCTGCTAAACTATTGGAAATCATTCCGCCAAAAAAGATCATTTTATTAAAAATAGCCGAAGACGATTTTAAAAGAAAAATGCTAGAACGCTTTAGAGGAGGCAAAGGTCATAAAAGAAAAAATTAG
- a CDS encoding RNA polymerase sigma factor, translated as MTDETQLLEQLRSDNQKDKAFRVLITLYKERLYWHIRNIVKSHDDADDVLQNTFIKVYKNIHNFKGDSKLFSWLYRIATNESITLINKNAKRLQITSEEVQQLAINNLKSDVYFEGDTIQLKLQKAIATLPEKQQLVFNMKYFEDIKYKDMADILETSEGALKASYHIAVKKIEAYLTKD; from the coding sequence GTGACAGACGAAACGCAACTATTAGAACAATTAAGGTCAGACAATCAAAAAGATAAGGCTTTTAGAGTACTCATTACACTTTATAAAGAGCGTTTGTATTGGCATATTCGTAATATTGTAAAATCACATGACGATGCCGACGATGTACTCCAAAACACGTTTATTAAAGTTTACAAGAACATTCATAATTTTAAAGGAGACAGTAAATTGTTTTCATGGTTGTACAGAATTGCTACCAACGAATCCATTACATTAATTAATAAAAATGCCAAACGGTTACAAATTACAAGCGAAGAAGTTCAGCAATTGGCCATAAACAATTTAAAATCCGATGTTTATTTTGAAGGTGATACAATTCAATTAAAATTACAAAAAGCTATTGCTACTTTACCAGAAAAACAGCAACTTGTTTTTAATATGAAATATTTTGAAGACATAAAGTATAAAGATATGGCAGATATTCTTGAAACCAGCGAAGGTGCTTTAAAAGCATCATACCATATAGCCGTTAAAAAAATAGAAGCGTATTTAACTAAAGATTAA
- a CDS encoding ABC transporter ATP-binding protein, which translates to MNHFVNILRYAKPYKKFAVGHIICNIFFALFGTLSFVALKPMLDVIFKKDKVDPCNEESATLFVEPVKPVFSSIAEIGEYAKNVLAYYMHQFTGGDDSKALIFVVGLIIVVFLLKNISGYFANYFLVFLRNGVIRDLRNNVYRKTVDLPLSYFSEKRKGDILARVTSDVLDLQYSFLSVLELLVREPLTIIFTIGVMLYISPQLTIFVFIFIPIMGFIISKIGKSLKRKSDRVQKEQGTFLSTLEETLTGLRIIKGFNAEEKFNDKFQESTSRFYHFSNKLLNRQNLASPTSEFLGICIIAVILWYGGNLVLSGGASSNLDSSMFLVYMGLSYNVLTPAKAISKGLYNIKKGGAAAERIQEIIDTENPLKDRDNAIDKKGFDTDIVFDNISFKYDEDYVLKDFSLTIPKGKTVALVGQSGSGKSTIANLVTRFYDVNKGKVLIDGLDIRDLTTASLRAQLGIVTQDAILFNDSIKNNLKLGNEEATDEQIIDALKVANAWEFVKSLPEGINTNIGDSGNKLSGGQKQRLSIARAVLKSPPIMVLDEATSALDTESERLVQEALENMMKNRTSIVIAHRLSTIQNADEIVVLNKGEIVEQGKHKELISKKGVYYKLVEMQSFG; encoded by the coding sequence ATGAATCATTTTGTAAATATTTTACGGTATGCAAAACCGTATAAAAAATTTGCCGTTGGGCATATAATCTGCAACATTTTTTTCGCTTTATTTGGCACTCTCTCATTCGTTGCTTTAAAGCCCATGTTAGATGTTATTTTTAAAAAAGATAAGGTCGATCCATGTAATGAAGAATCTGCTACTTTATTTGTAGAACCGGTAAAGCCAGTATTTTCCAGTATTGCGGAAATTGGAGAGTATGCTAAAAACGTTTTAGCATATTATATGCATCAATTTACTGGAGGAGATGATTCAAAAGCTTTAATTTTTGTTGTTGGGCTAATCATCGTAGTTTTTTTACTGAAAAATATTTCTGGTTACTTTGCAAACTATTTTTTAGTATTCTTACGTAATGGCGTTATTAGAGATCTTAGAAATAATGTTTACAGAAAAACTGTAGATTTACCGCTTTCTTATTTTTCAGAAAAAAGAAAAGGAGATATTTTGGCTAGAGTAACTAGCGATGTTCTGGATTTACAGTATTCATTCCTTTCGGTGTTGGAACTCTTAGTTAGAGAACCTCTAACCATTATTTTCACCATAGGGGTAATGCTTTATATAAGTCCGCAGCTTACCATATTCGTATTTATTTTTATTCCAATTATGGGATTCATTATTTCCAAAATTGGAAAAAGCTTAAAACGAAAGTCAGATCGCGTACAAAAAGAACAAGGCACCTTTCTTTCTACATTAGAAGAAACATTAACAGGTTTGCGTATTATAAAAGGGTTTAATGCCGAAGAGAAATTCAACGATAAATTTCAAGAATCAACATCACGTTTTTATCATTTTTCAAATAAGCTATTAAACCGTCAAAATCTGGCATCTCCAACTAGTGAGTTTTTAGGGATATGCATAATAGCTGTTATTTTATGGTATGGAGGAAACCTGGTACTAAGCGGAGGAGCCTCATCCAATTTAGATAGTAGTATGTTTCTCGTATATATGGGATTATCCTATAATGTGCTAACACCCGCAAAAGCCATTTCAAAAGGGCTATATAACATTAAAAAAGGTGGAGCAGCAGCAGAGAGAATACAAGAAATTATAGATACTGAAAACCCTCTAAAGGATAGAGATAATGCTATTGATAAAAAAGGATTTGATACAGACATCGTATTTGATAACATTTCGTTTAAATACGACGAAGATTATGTGTTAAAAGATTTTTCATTAACCATTCCTAAAGGAAAAACAGTAGCATTGGTAGGCCAATCCGGTAGTGGAAAATCGACTATTGCAAATTTAGTTACCCGTTTTTACGATGTAAATAAAGGTAAAGTTTTAATTGATGGTTTAGATATTCGCGATTTAACCACAGCTTCCTTACGTGCTCAATTAGGTATAGTAACGCAAGACGCTATTCTTTTTAACGACAGTATAAAGAATAATTTAAAATTGGGTAATGAAGAAGCCACAGACGAACAAATTATTGATGCGCTAAAAGTTGCTAATGCCTGGGAATTTGTTAAAAGTTTACCAGAAGGTATCAATACCAATATTGGCGATTCCGGAAATAAGCTTTCTGGTGGTCAAAAACAACGTTTAAGCATTGCTCGTGCTGTTCTTAAAAGTCCACCAATTATGGTTTTAGACGAAGCCACCTCTGCCCTAGATACAGAAAGTGAACGCTTGGTACAGGAAGCTCTGGAAAACATGATGAAAAATAGAACGTCTATCGTTATAGCGCATAGACTATCTACCATTCAAAATGCAGACGAGATTGTTGTTCTTAATAAAGGAGAAATAGTAGAACAAGGCAAACATAAAGAGCTAATTAGCAAGAAAGGCGTTTACTACAAGTTAGTAGAGATGCAAAGTTTCGGGTAA